Part of the Zingiber officinale cultivar Zhangliang chromosome 8A, Zo_v1.1, whole genome shotgun sequence genome, tggaatccacacgaccaaGGTTTGCCAAGGCTCTGATCCGGTGGCATGGCCATATGGATTCACACAGCCAAGTTCAGGTTCGGCTCTAGAAAATTCACACAGTCAATGCTTGCTCCTTCTTTAGAATGTTGCCACGACCATGTGAAATTCACACGGCCAAGATCTGCTCCTCCTCTATTTAGTGGCATGGCTATGTGGAATCCACACTGCCGAGTCCTTTTCCTTCATTTATTCTTTGAGTCATCTACAAGTGTTGTTTTCGCTCCAAAAGCATGTTCTGTCAACACGAATACATACAAAGAGCAGATCTTTGACAAAGAAAAGCAATtatgatgaaaatatgataagaggtgtaaaagtgcatagatcaagcgCAAATAAAGTACATGAATATgcatcaaaatatgcataaaatgtatataatctacacataccattaagttaggtcatgttgtatttgatccttgcgtctaagtgtgcagaagcttaggaatacaagaagttgagtagaagatacagctagcgagaatgatggcacaGGAAAGGAGTTGATGGGCTTGTGCATCCGAAAGATGAGGtattgcagaagagtacacccgtagacgagaaggatgtgtgtgacgttcgagggatgagaagataGGGAGGAAGTCTACTAgaggagaaagtcagagttggatttgggtgagcttaactccggttaaccggagcatcacccatgcAAAGAGATCAGCTAAGGAGTTGATCTGCCTCATGGAAGGCGTCTTTCAtgacttggaaggcgccttcaatgaacagTGTCGAAGGCGTCTTCCAGCCTATAGAAGGTGTCTTCCAGTGACCGTTAGCCAAAgattaaattttatctttagcgataaaatttctctaattgaAGGCGCTTTAAACCCTATTGAAAACCCCTTCTATCTTTATATAAAGTTtttcagaggctataaaaagacccctggaattagaaaatattcaacaacttctgtattaatcTCCTAGCAACTTTCTGAGCTTTTTAAAGAGTGtatgagacttctccgccttcatcaaAGGAGATATTTTTTAATGGAGCTTTGCAACCACCTTAGATTAACAattacctaggttgtaaccaagtaaaaatcctagTCTCTTATCTATTTCTTTTTAAGTTGTTACTGATGTTAATGTTGTATTTGGTTAACTAATATTGTGTCATTGCTAAAACTAGCTTGAGATTATTCTAACTTATTTTCAGggcaattccccccccccccccccccccccccccctcttgccagtccAATAGCACCAACATGGGGGACGTCGGTCGAGGGCTAGGTGATAAAGCAGACTCACCAAGAGTACTCTGTCTATGCCCAGTACATCGAGACTGTCAACCAAAATTATTAAGATaaagtaattaaaaattttgatgcATAATAcagaatttacaaaaaaaaaaaaacttaccataTTTAATAACATATCAGAATGTGTGTGAAATAAAATCGTAAATGTCACCTCTAATGACCTATAGAAAAAAATATAGTGCATTAACcgatataatatataaatttaataataagacaatatataaataattaattgaGCTATGAGAGTTTTGTAATTTAGcagattaaaactaaatttacttataaataaaatattatcatataaatggaatatcatatttttgtatgaATGTCGGATAATAAAATTTACTCATCATCATAAATCAAAATTCTTATTGTCATTctcatcctcttcctcctcatcatcatttgtttcatcatcatcatcatcattctcATAAATTTCACTTGCATCCACATGTATCACTACTTCGTTGAGATCTCATAACGTTGAAATAATATATTCCTCGATCTGAAACATGTTcgcaacttcctcttgttgatatacAATGCCTTCCAACGTTCCTTAATTTTTCCCATGCTTTTGTTTTACAAACAACCCATCAATCTTATCACGTTTCAGACtagaatataaataatataatataatacttTAATCGCTTGTTGTGCCGACATAAATAGTTCATTTCTTTCATAGaatcttttatgatttatttcaaccaaattatactGCGGATGCACCTTCACCTCTCAAATCAACCatacataaataatataactcACATTTCTAGATCAAGGTATTATATCTCTATAATTTCATCTAgcaaactataaaaatcattacATATACCTCTATCATTAGATGACTGAACACTTATTCCATTATTCATTATAGTATTTCCTATTCCATATTCTTGAGTGTGAAAATTATATCTATTTATGAAATATGTCGACCAAGTGCATACCAATACTTTTAGACCCCATAATAAATGAAATAATAATTATTACTTAAGGTGAACTTAATTAtcataaacctaaaattaaataaatatatttgtaaaTCTATATATGTAAATCAAATTGAGATGGTCTACGTACATATAATTTGAGTGGTcgtcaaaaaaaattattattattatttcttagTGATAGTGAATTATAtggcgtttttttttttttgattttgtgaAATGTCAAAGTCAAAACTTTGACACAGTGGTGTCTGCCGAAAACATGGGAAATGATCAAAACTATTGGCTTGAAAAAATAATGACATATTCGCATGCATAACCTGAACTAATTAAGATTTTTAGCTATTAGCAAAGTCCCCACGTTTCCCATCAACAAAGCAAAATATGCCTTCTTCTCTCAAGAATTATATTCTTTTTTGTCCGACAGAGTGTGATGTAATACTAAAACAATAAgaggataaaaatttaaattttagtagaGATGAATATTTTGGATATTAAtcgtataaattatattttaaatttattaccgTCTATTTTCAGATTAGTTAAAGGAAACTTGAACACCTAaattatttttctagaaaactGTGGCAGTTAAGAAGTAGAGCATTGACTATTCAAGCTGGGAAAATGGAAAATATAACTAATAAAGTTGTTTCTTATTTAGAGAGgatcaaaaatatatatacaaaataaacaaaatatttCTGTCGCGTGGGGCTTTAAAATTGTAAGAAAACAGTGTGCGTGCTTAATTCATATGTGCgatcatatatataaatagatCGAATTCGCACGATGTTAATTACTTAAGAGAAAGGTAAGCGAAGAAGTTCAAGcatggagtcgtcgccggagccGTGCACATTATTCTCGTCGACGCCGGTGCAATATCTTACGGTGTGGCGCAAGTCGCTGCTGTTCAACGGCCATGGCTACACGGTGTATGACGACGCCGACGGAAGCATCGTCTTCCGCGTCGAAGACTACGCCCACGACTGGCGCCGCCACGCCCTCCTCATGGACCGCCACGGCAACGTCCTCCTCACCGTTCGCCGCTGCCGCTGCAACGTACGGTATCGCATTGCATACTGCTTCTCGTTGATCATTTTGCTTCTCCGGCCATGCATGCATGACATCGAATTAATTTGCAATTGAAATCGTTATAAAAAATTCATGCTTGATGATTCTATGAGAATTTCTTCTTCATCGTATCATGTCctattagggatgacaatggacGAACTTGTCATCCCATTTGTCTAATCAGAAAATCTCCATCCTCATCCTCTTAAATCTCTATCTTCATTTCCATCTCCGCTTCAAATGCCCATAGTCATtaattggcaaaaaaaaaaaaataataataatttttaatatatttgagaAAACTAGTAATACCAAAATCTAATGACCTATaaatattaatattgattaaataatatatttataataacGTTAATAATCTatgatttaataaataaaaaatcaaactctattattattattattatcaggACTGATTTAGAGATGGTGATAATTTCTCCAAGACATAGTACCGTGGTACATATTATTTgtagataatattattttgatagatgagacacgtgaaggagtaaatgttaaactagaatcttggagggaaacaatagaagggaaagatttcaagcttagtagattaaagacagaatatatggaatttaagtttagcaatattagaagtaatgaaacaatataattgttaagataggagaggacgagttgcccgaaatcgagagatttaaatatttaggatcatttttacaaaatgatggagggattgagagagatgtcttacatagaatacaagcaggatgggtgaaatggaaggagcgtcaagtgttttatgtgaccgtaaagtacctattaaacttaaaggtaagttctataaaaccgcagttagacctgctatttTATATGGAGCTgcatgttgggctatgactcgagcacatgagcagaagataagagttacaaagatgaggatgttaaggtagatgtgtgggcatacgaggatagacaaaataagaaatgaaagtattaaagagaaagtcggagttgcatctattgagaaaaactccatgagacacatttaagatggtacggacatatacttagatgaccaataaatgctccagttaggcgatgtaaaactatgataaacatgcatatcaaacgaggaagaggaagaccaaaaaagacttggttagcaacaataaaataagataaaatttatttaaatatagatgatgatataataggagatagagctcaatgacgtaaaataaTTCATACAGCCAACCCCACctaataagaaaagatttgattactattattgttgATAACCTCTCCATACCATCTTCGTTCAActatgaaaatttgaaaaatttatgAACCCAAATTCAGACCGAAAAGACTCCCCAAACCTACCTTGTTTTGAATTATTTTCCACGGCCCTGAATTCATGGAAGAAATTATGGAAACTATGTCCTACCTATTTGATCATAGGCGTTGTTAAAAATTAAATTGCCTGaatgaaaatatatgaaaaatgtttcaaaaaatatgatattttagCAAAGGGCCCACTTAGTTTTCTTGATCACGTACCAAATATTGcacctattttttaaaatattaatacttgactagaatcATACCTGTTAAGTACTTAAGATAAAATAAAAAGATAGTTGGCTATGATTAGCTAGTTATTAATTCTACAGAGTCtttgttataaaatatatatGGCAAAAATTAAAAAGATGCATGTTCTTATTGGAATCTTTTAAAAGACGTTCatttttcatttattatcaaaAAAGTGTCACATTCAACCATTgtacattttatttttaaaattatccatGATTTTGGCACTGTTATAATAGTTTTACGTTTGTAGTTGCTAAACAATTCTTACAGCTAATAGCTACTACATAAATAGTTatgatttcataattattaaaaCATAGATCTTTCAATTATGAAACATTATATTTTAGCAATTATAGTGTATATATAATTGTTACAATATGGACACTTGTAGTAACACTTTAACtcttatcaatattaataatattgggATGTAGAAATTGCATAACTATCACAATTTGAGTATTTTATCACTGGTTAACATTGATCAATACTAGTTAATGTtgatcaatattatattatagtagCTACAAATTATAATTGGTACTTTATGTTTAATCAACATCAGTCAATATTGTATTATAGAAATTATAGTCTCTTACGTAGCTGCTATAAATGTGTACTTGTAACAGTTGTAAAATTATAGTCACTATAATTATGTAGCAGTTACTGGATTGTAACTACTATAATTTTGTAATAGTTAATGGATCATAACTGTTATAATTGCATAGTAagtatgattttaatttattcaaaaataaagataatattgAAAAGTAAAATGTAGAATAATAGAATGGAGCGcttttttataataaatgaaaaagaaacgacctttttgattatttaaataaaaatacaagATGTCCTCTTGATTTTTACCCAAATATAAATATAGTTATTTTTAACATGGGAGTGGACTTTGAATAGCTTAATATATACCTAATTATTGTCAAATTATACATACCTGATGCGGTGATTAGGAGAGATCTCATCCTGCTGTCTCGGTGGAGGTCAAAAGAGGTCAGAGTCATGACAGTCAACGTGTATAGGGCATCATCTAGACGGATGAAGCAGACCCTAACCGGGCAAAGCATTCCTTGACTGGGAGAAAGGATCTGATCCACCGTAGCCCTCGACACAGGGAGCAGTCAAAGATCTGACGCTCAAGGGAGAACGACGTGCAGGAGTCGAGCCGAGTGGCTATCCTGCTCGACCGAGTAGCGGACTCAACACCAGCTGAGCACGCAGACAATGAGATTCCGGTCGAGCGGCAATCTCGCTCGGCACGACGACAGATCACGACGGAGGATTTccgaccgagcggctatcccactcGGCCTGATAGCAGATAGTACACGGGCAGAGGATTTCCGATCGAGCGGCTATCTCGCTCGGCACGACAGTAGGCAGTACATGGGCAGAGGATTTTTGGCCGAGTGGCTATCCCGCTCTGCCCGTCAGCAGATAGTACATGGGCAGTGGACTTCCGGCTGAGCGGCTATCTCGCTCGGCCTAGCAACAGACAGCACGCGGACAAGGGAGTTCCGGTCGAGTGGCTACTCAGCTTGGCCAACCAACAGACGCGGCAGGATATCttttgatatccttttgggaacttgtgccgctgacaggcggcatggtcagacagaggatcgtatggcggaagcttccactgtcacttcatagatatgctcggcccgttaaggtattgtatcaaggacactttactgatacatcttttcaaggaaagctttgagatgcgtgctcaCATTGGAAAGTGTGCACGCGCGCTTCCGAAGgtttatataaagggggttcaagtaTCGGCAGAGGTATGCTTTACACGCGATTTCTACTATTGCGCTACAGTTCTCGTTGCTTCTTCTTGTTTCTTGCTTCGCTGGAGACTAACTGGAGCGTCGGTATCGGgtaccccttccctggctcagcactgacgCTGTTTGTGTTGTAGGCAAGAGCGAAGTCCACAGGAGGTGgacaggagcgccacatcctcAGTATCCATCTGATcgactttcggacatgatcaatatcTAATAGTAATATATAGCAATGAAATATAACGTTATCAAACCTATTCATTAATCACTGTGTTAGCCAACTAATATCACTATAAATCAAATCATAACCACTTAATGATGTCCTAATTAATGTAAGCATGTTGTCTTTTCCAATCAAATActtgaatgttaacttgctcttGCTGGCTAAACTCAAAGTAATCATTAATACGTGAATTCTCTCGGCAGATACTGAACTTGTGGGAGAGTTGGAAAGCCTACAAGGGAGACGAAGATGCACAGATGATCACTAAGGGTGAAAGGCGGAGGCCATTGTTTAAGGCAATTAAAGACTTGGGGAGTTCTAGTTGCACCATCTCCATGTTCACCGAACAAGGATCACCGAGGTCGCCTTCTTTAGGTTATCGGATGAGCTGGTCGCGGACGAAGGAATGGTTTACCATATATCAAGTTGCTCCAATAAACACACTCGTAGCTGAGGTACACTTGTAACTTAGTTTGTACTGCAAGGATGGATATATGTAGCTTGGCCTTGAATCTTAATTAATATGAAAATATACAACTTAATTGACAGGCAAGTAGAAAATATGGATCATCGACGCCGATGAAATTACTCGACAAAGATGTTCTAGCACTGAGGGTGTTCCCCGGAATGGATCGAGCATTAGCAATGGCAATGATAATGATAACAAATTCAATGAGATAGTTATGCATATGTAGAGCTAGAGACCATGTCATATCTGCCAATTTTTTTCAAATTGTAAGAGTAATCTCAGTTAATGGTCCATGTGGTGGAATTAGTATTTCCTTCTTTGTAGAACGACACAAATGAACAAATAAAACAAGATCGTTTTGCCGTGTAAAGAATGTTATTTGACTAGTAAATTACTTGGAAACTTTTTAGGTATCTCTAGGGCTAACATgggaaagtttaattaattacgaagattatttttttgtaatttaatACCTCATTACAgaatcctaattatttaggtatTAAGATTTAATAGAACATATAAAAAAGAATTGAGGTTATGAAGGGCTTTCAGCGTCCGAATTACTTATAGTTTTTTATAATTACGTTTGATTTAaaagtttgggaatgagggaattgattcattcctaaattttatatttagttgatgagaataaaattaagattttggaatgaaacttaaaaatttaggtaTGGATGAAACTTACCccttcccttgggttttgatggaaggGAATAAGAagtaagttttggacgaaaatacccttagtatatgatccggtggtaagagcggcccccccccctcttgcaatgtcaacgccaagtggaagtcaccggagtagccgcccatccggggagagtgtggtccgaccggacggacgaccatGGACGGCCGGTCCGACCGGATTGCCGgtcggccgatggaatcgaatacccggatgggtccggccggctcgcacttatggtcgGAAGGCACCCTATCAAaccggggttccgacgctcagttaaaaaggtcatggaccaagctgaccttttgaccgaccacagtcataaagcacccctgtttattagtctccacaaagcacaagtaaaccactgcggatgtccggtcggatgttgagggagatgtccgctcggacgacaagtttggagtaagggaaaagacccgaggatttcttctctgacaaccggtaggtttcacatgtgtgtcatgctccaaatcttgtgacaagggattctgctgtcccatcgagggcatgctttgactatagcgatatgggtcaggtaagctttctgacagccgcatacctaggaaaggacagaggacacgtatgtacctaggtacgcgtgcccaaacccttcacaagctctatataaagaacctcaggtttcgccggggaggtacgtattctgagactttggaagccactttgttcatcgtagcttacctgacttgagcgtcggagggtcgccgccgggaaccccttcccggctcaacttctgtgcaggttagccggagcatcgcgccaccagtggaggatctacatcagcgagccgaagagcgccacgtgcccagcgtctgttgacttctggttcggacaggatcaatttggcgcaaCCGGAAGAAgtcccgagattatgatcacatgctgcatcgggccaacgaatacataaacgtggaagaagcgcaagccgctcggaaaaaggaaactccaaccgagcgcgcacctgttcatgccgagcggaaacagcacgccgctcagcagccacccagaggaccgaggaccga contains:
- the LOC122011145 gene encoding protein LURP-one-related 5-like, whose product is MESSPEPCTLFSSTPVQYLTVWRKSLLFNGHGYTVYDDADGSIVFRVEDYAHDWRRHALLMDRHGNVLLTVRRCRCNILNLWESWKAYKGDEDAQMITKGERRRPLFKAIKDLGSSSCTISMFTEQGSPRSPSLGYRMSWSRTKEWFTIYQVAPINTLVAEASRKYGSSTPMKLLDKDVLALRVFPGMDRALAMAMIMITNSMR